The DNA sequence GGGACTCTGGATTTGCGTTTCAATGGGGAGAACCGCCTCAGACCCAAAAGGCATGCAGAAAGGGGTCTCTTAGGTGGCCTCCGTCGCCGTGGTCCTGATAGCCCACAACACCTTTGGGAGTTTAGCAACCCAAAGACCCTTGGCTTTATCGAGCTTCTTCTTCAGTATCTTTTTTATTATCTTGTTGACATCCTCGActtgaccgttggtctgggggtgagccggggatgCATAGAGTATTCTAGTGCCCAGGTTCTCGGTGTAAGCCCTTAGTTCATCATTGTCAAACGGGTGCCATTTTCCGTGACTATTGTGTTCGGGACTCCAAACCTACAGTAAATGTTTTTCCACAGGAAGTTTTTCATTTTCTCTATGGTGATAGCGACAAGAGGTTCTGCTtctacccactttgtttggtagtcgACGTCTACAATGGCGTATTTGAATTGTCCCACTGCTGTGGGAAGCTTACCGATCAGGTCCAGGCCCCATTGGTAGAATGGCCAAGGTGCAAGGAGTATGGAGAGGGTAATGGGCGGTGCCCTTGGGATGTTTGCATACATTTAGCACTTGTGGCAAGAACTCGATATTGTTTGAGCTAgggccgacatggttggccagaaGTATCCTGCCTTTAGGGTCTTATGTGCAAGAGACCGGGCCCCTGCGTGGTTACTGCATACGCCAGCGTGTatgtccttcattattttgtgaccGTCCTCTGGTGTCACACACTTGAGGTTGGGGAAGCAATGACTTCTGCTGTATAACTTTCCATTCATGATCGTGTATCGAGCTGACCTTAATTGGAGTCGTTGGGCCTCAACTTTATCGTCCGGGGTCAGACCGTCCACcatgtatttcaaaattggATCCATCAAGGAGGCAATGTGGTCCACCGTGAATATTTCTGACATCGTCTTACAAGTGCTCGGCCTTTCTAGTATTTCAACCTTGGTTGCCCCGTAGGTAGGACTCGGAGAAGTTGCTGCAATCCTAGCAAGGGCGTCTGCTTTGTCATTTTTTGCTCTGGGTATCTGAGTGATGATGTACTAGGCAAATCTCTGAACCAGTGCTCGGGCTAGGGCCTGGTAAGAGGACATGTGGAGATCTTTTGCTTCAAAGTTGCCGCTGACCTGGTTCACAACTAACTGGGAATCGCTGAAGATATGAAGGTGCTGGATGCCTAGTTCCCAGGCGATTTGTAGACCTGCTATGAGTGTCTCGTACTCTGCGGTATTGTTGGATGCCTTAAAGGCAAACTTGAGGGCGTACTCGTAGACTTGATCGTCTGGACTGATTAGCAAGATACCGGCGCCACTTGTCTTTTTGTTAGATGCGCCATCAACATACAATCGCCAAGTGCTTGGTGGGGGTGGGTCCGGGGCTGGCAGTTTAGGTGATCTCGGGGTTGGATTATGAGAGGGAATAGATTCAGAAATAAAATTTGCTGCTGCTTGGCCCTTAATAGCTGTCCGGGGTTGGTACTTGATGTTGAGCTCCCCCAATTCGATGGCCTATTTAATTAATCTTCCCGATGTCTCTGGTTTCGGTAAAACCTGCCTCaatgggtgattagtgaaaacAGTGATCGAGTGTGCCCGGAAGTAGTGTCTTAGTTCCAAGCCGATACCAGGAGGGCCAATGTTATCTTTTCAATGTCCGGGTACCTGGATTCTGCACCAGTGTAACCTTTTCCAGAGTAGTACACTGAGTACTCGCAATCAGAATACTTCCTTATCAGAGCGGAGCTCACGGCTATTGAAGATGCCTCAAGATATATGTAAAGCATTTCTCCTGGAACAGGTTTGTAAAGTAGAGGTACCTCTGCCAAGTACGCTTTTAGGTAGAGAAACACAGCTTCGTGCTCAGTGGTCCGGGCTATTACCTCGACATGTTGGGTTTTCAGCAGCTTGAAGAAAGGAGTGCACTTGTCCGTTAAtctggagatgaatcttgaTAGAGCGGCTACCTTACCTGTAAGGGATTGGACCTCATTCCTGTAGGTTGGGGATATCATGTCTAATATAGCCTGCACCTTCTCTGGCTCAATTCCCTTGTGGCTAATGATGTATCCGAGGAACTTCCCTACTTCAACCCCGAAAATGCACTTCTATGGGTTAAGCCGCATACCGTTGCGTAATATGATAGCAAAGACAATTGATAAGTTGGTTATGTGGTCCTCGGAGATTAAGCTTTTGACCAGcatatcgtccacgtatacctccatGATAGTACCGATGACCTCTACgaacatggagttgacaagtcgTTGATAAGTGGCACCTGCATTCTTCAATCTGAAGGGCATGACCTGGTAACAATAAAGACCTTTGTCTGTAGTGAAAGCGTTGTGCTCCTCATCTGCCGGGTTCATTTGAATTTGGTTATACCCACTGAACACATCCATGAAATTAAGTAACCAGTACCCAGCGGTGGAGTCGATTAGTTGGTCAATTCGTgggagcgggaagctatccttagggcatgctcggttgagatttgtgtagtcTACACACAAGCACCATGATCCCAGAGATTTCTTTGGTACCATGACCACATTGGCTAACCACCGGGGTACGTCACTTCCCTGACAAAGTTGATGGCCATCAACTTCTTTACTTCAACCTAAATAGCCCGGTACTTATCATGTGTAAAGGCTCTGCGCTTCTGTCTCACTGGTGCCGAGAAAGGAATGATGCTAAGGTTGTGCCTGGCTATGTCGGTTAGTATACCGGGCATGTCCTCGTATGACCAAGCGAAAGCAGATGCGTTAGAGCGGAGGAACGAGATTAGGTCTTCCCTGATAGCCGGAGCCAACTTGGTACCTATCTTGACGATTCTGTCTGGGAATTGCTCAGATAAAACGACTTCTTTGACATCTTCCACTACACTGGGTCGTTCTTCGTCAGAGTTAGTATCATCCCTGGGATCCTCGTACCTGTCTGTGAGAGGATCGGTGGCCACAGGCAACATTTCTGACTTTCCCTTGCCCCGAGATACCGTTAAAGAATAGCACTGCCTCGCCGCAGCCTAATCACCCCGAATGGTTGCGATTCCAACTGAGGTTGGAACCTTCATCATGAGCATGTGACCTACAATGAAAGTTTTCAGACACCAGAGTGCCGATCGATCCAGGATAGCATTATAGGATGAGGCACAATCAACTacaatgaactctgttttgatggttgaacaattTGGACTCTCTCCCACTGTGATCGATAAGTAATCTGATCCCAGTGGATAGACTATATCTCCTGAAAAGCTGATGAGGGGCTCATTATCCTATGACAGTTTCGCCCGTCCCATGTTTAGGGCTTTGTACGCATCTTGGAACAGTACACTAATGGAGGCTCCGGTATCCACAAGTACCCGGGAGACTATATAGTGGTCCATTTGGAGCGTGATCAGGAAGGGGATCATCATGAGGCATTCTgaggtcagcctcttcttcCTGCAAGAAAGTTACCGACTTCCACCCAGTGTCACTGTCCTGCTGCGGGGCTTtgtggaaattgaaaactttcGGGTGCCCGAAACTGGAATTACTCTTCTC is a window from the Rosa chinensis cultivar Old Blush chromosome 2, RchiOBHm-V2, whole genome shotgun sequence genome containing:
- the LOC112183573 gene encoding uncharacterized protein LOC112183573, yielding MVPKKSLGSWCLCVDYTNLNRACPKDSFPLPRIDQLIDSTAGYWLLNFMDVFSGYNQIQMNPADEEHNAFTTDKGLYCYQVMPFRLKNAGATYQRLVNSMFVEVIGTIMEKCIFGVEVGKFLGYIISHKGIEPEKVQAILDMISPTYRNEVQSLTGKVAALSRFISRLTDKCTPFFKLLKTQHVEVIARTTEHEAVFLYLKAYLAEVPLLYKPVPGEMLYIYLEASSIAVSSALIRKYSDCEYSVYYSGKGYTGAESRYPDIEKITLALLAIELGELNIKYQPRTAIKGQAAANFISESIPSHNPTPRSPKLPAPDPPPPSTWRLYVDGASNKKTSGAGILLISPDDQVYEYALKFAFKASNNTAEYETLIAGLQIAWELGIQHLHIFSDSQLVVNQIPRAKNDKADALARIAATSPSPTYGATKVEILERPSTCKTMSEIFTVDHIASLMDPILKYMVDGLTPDDKVEAQRLQLRSARYTIMNGKLYSRSHCFPNLKCVTPEDGHKIMKDIHAGVWSPEHNSHGKWHPFDNDELRAYTENLGTRILYASPAHPQTNGQVEDVNKIIKKILKKKLDKAKGLWVAKLPKVLWAIRTTATEAT